A region of the Sporomusaceae bacterium FL31 genome:
GACAGCAATGGTTTTAAGTGTTATTGTTATTGGTTTACTGGGAACGTTTTATTCCTTTATTGCGGATGCGAATCTGTCAATTGGGGTCACTTGGATGTTCGTTGCTGCCGGTGTTGCCATTTCTTTCTTTATGGGGTTCTTTGTGGCTGCAGCTTGTGGTTATATGGCTGGATTAATCGGTACATCGGCCAGCCCAATTTCAGGGATCGGCATTTTAGGAATTATTATATCCTCGCTGGTTGTACTAGGCATCGGTTCTGCAGTCAGTCTGTTTGATACCGAAACAGGCAGTAAATTTGCTATTGCCTTAGCTATTTTTATGACCAGTGTTATTGTCAGTATCGCTGCAATTTCTAACGATAATTTGCAAGATTTAAAGACTGGCTATCTGGTCGGGGCTACCCCATGGAAACAGCAAGTTGCATTATTACTAGGCTGTATTGTTGGAGCTTTTGCCATCGCACCAGTATTGAATTTGTTATATGAAGCGTATGGGTTTGTCGGAGCGATGCCGCGTGCTGGAATGGACGAAAGTCAAGTTCTGTCTGCACCGCAGGCAACTTTGATGACTACGATAGCCAAAGGGATTTTTAGTCATAATTTGGATTGGAATTATATTCTTTTTGGTGTCGGAGTTGGGGTTGTCATCATTATTATAGATTTACTGCTGAAAAAGAATTCGGCTAGATACTGTCTGCCACCGTTAGCCGTAGGCATGGGGATTTATTTGCCGCCAACATTGGAAATGCCGCTTGTTATCGGTGCTGTTATGAGTTATTTTGTTTGCCGATACCTGCATAACCGGGCTATGAAACGGAGTCCGAAAAACACCGAGGCCGATGTGGAGCTTTGTAACCGCCATGGGGTACTCTTTGCGTCAGGACTTATTGTTGGCGAAAGTTTAATGGGGGTTCTTATTGCTATTATCATTGTTTTTTCTGTGTCGAGCGGCGGCAGCGATTCACCGCTGACACTTGTAGGCAAAGAATTTGGCCCTACAGCCGACTGGCTCGGATTGCTCGTATTTATCGCAATGATCACCATATTTATTTATCGCATTGTCAGCGTAAAAGCCGAAACGAATTAATACCTACATTACTTTCTTTATTTGTGTCAAGATGATGTTTTTCAGTCAAAAACCAGCAACTAAGTTGCTGGTTTTTATTATTTGCAGGGAATTTATGATGTTCATGTAAATTATTAAACTATCTATATTGTGCAAATAGCTCTCATGTGGAATTTTGTAGGGGGAATCATATGTGATAAAACGCTCAATCATGGTTTGTTTAATTGCTCTTATTAGTCTGATGTACAGTCCGAGTGTGTTTGCCGCGAATTGGCAGGAAGTTTATACCAAGCAGGGGTTTGGTACATACTTTATTGACATTGACAGTATTGATCAAAAAAAAGTTGTTGTTTCAGCAACTGCAAAATATGAACTTACGCCTTTTGGTGCTGGTTTTTTTACGGCAATCATGCAAGGAATTCAAAAAAATCAGGAGTTTGCTAGGGATGTCGACTTTTCGAGAGTAAAATCAATGCAACATAAGTTACATATTGATATTAGAAATTATCAGTTTGCTTCAGACGGTGAAGTGCTTTATGACTTCCAGGGCAATAAAATCTATCAGTGGCCTCAGCACACATTGCAATGGAAAGTAATTCAGGAATTTAGTGATGATGATCAAGCGGCAAAATTTGTTATTTCCATACTTGCGGAACGTTTGTATGAAAGCTATGAACAATAACTTATGGATTTTAACATTATCGCAGCCCTATCCATTAAAAATCCCTCTTTGCTAAATCACCTCATGTCAATAACCACGTCGTCCTACAACTTTTTTTCCTGAAGATCCAGCCCCAAACTACGCACGTAGGGGCTTTCTGCTGTTTGAGCGTATGCAGGGAGCAGAAACGAGACGGGACAGTGGTAAGCGATTAGACTCACTACTAGGTCAAAGGTAGTTTATTCTAAAATAATTATAAATCGAATATAACATACTAGAATTTGTAATTTGAAGGTGAAGGAATATGACCAAACGTTATCTGACCAGCAATCAGGGGGCACCAGTTGTTGATGATCAACATTCCTTAACTGTAGGGGAAAGAGGGCCTATTCTCCTTACAGATACTGTTTATCTGGAGAAGATTGCGCATTTTGACCGGGAGCGAATACCTGAAAGAGTTTTGCATGCGAAAGGCGCCGGCGCTTTTGGTTATTTTGTACCTTATCAATCATTCGCTCACTTGACCAAGGCAAATTTTTTGCAAAATACTGAAAAAGTAACGCCTGTTTTTACCAGGTTTTCGGTAGCCGGTGCATCGGTGGGGAGCGCCGATACAGTGCGTGATATTCGTGGATTTGCCGTGAAATTTTATACAGAAGAGGGGAATTATGATCTTGTTGGCAACCATCTTCCGGTATTCCCATTAAGAGATCCACTGCAATTTCCGGACTTCGTTCATGCCTTGAAGCCGGATCCAGTAAACAATGTTCGAGGAGGGCCAATAGCGGCCAGCCGTTTTTGGGATTTCATGTCATTAAGGCCTGAGTCCATGAACTTTCTTACCTATTTATTTGCAGACATTGGTACCGTCAAAAGCTATAGAACGATTCAAGGCTTCGGAGTCAATACCTATAAATGGGTTAATCTGCGGGGGGAAGAAGTATTTGTTCGGTATTACTGGGAACCTTGTGCGGGTGTTGAATGCATAGACAGCAAGACTGCGGCTCGCCTGGCAGGTACTGATCCTGATGTGGCAAGCAGGGATTTGTTTGATACCATTGCGGCAGGTCAGTCTGTCGAATTTGAAATGCGGATACAAACAATAAAAGTTGAGTCTGAAGGCGAGCAGCCTTTTGATATCTTGGACTCTACTTATATTTGGCCGGAAAGTTTGTATCCATTGATTCCGGTAGGTAGAATGGTTCTAAATAAAAATCCTGAGAATTTCTTTGCGGAAGTTGAGCAATCTGCGTTTTCACCTGCCGCGATTGTACCTGGAATAGAATTTTCAAATGATAGGATACTGCAGGGGCGTATCTTTCCCTATGGTGATACCCAAAGATACCGGATCGGTGCAAATTATTTGGAGCTTCCGGTAAATATGCCTAGAAGAACGGTTGATAACAAAATGCAGGATGGAGCCATGCGCATCAAATACAACGATGATGTCGCCAACTATTTACCGAATACGCTGGGTAGAGGCTTGCCTATGGAGGCACCTGAAAAAGGAAATCCCCCAAAGGAATATGTCTCAGGGTGTGTGGCACGACAGGAATTAGCAGGGGACAATTATTATCAGGCAGGGTATAGATATCGAAATATGTCAGGAGTGGAAAAGAAACATTTGATTTCAAATATGATAGAAACCTTGAGTCAGGCTTATGAACCTATTCAAAGGAGGATGATTGAACATTTTATGCGAACTGACCGTGAGCTTGGCACCAGAATATCCCAGGGATTAAAATTAACCCTGTAAATAGGCTGCTGCGGGCAGCCTTTGTTGAAAAGCCTGTTCTAGATCTCCGCAAAAGTAATTACTATAGCTAGGAAGAGATAGAATTTTTTAGAAGCTCTAACCAAAAGAGCTTCTTTTGTTTTGGCTATTTACAATTAGGGGAAAATATATTAACATCAGTAAAAAAATACTGCTGACCGTAAAAGGTGTTAAGCAGAGTGATACTACTTCTCATTAGTAGTGCGCGATGGTATGATAAAGTAAAGCTGTATGCGTTGCTCTCCACAAAACAGGCTGCATATATAAGGATAGGAATAACCGTATAAGAAAAACA
Encoded here:
- the katB gene encoding catalase, with the translated sequence MTKRYLTSNQGAPVVDDQHSLTVGERGPILLTDTVYLEKIAHFDRERIPERVLHAKGAGAFGYFVPYQSFAHLTKANFLQNTEKVTPVFTRFSVAGASVGSADTVRDIRGFAVKFYTEEGNYDLVGNHLPVFPLRDPLQFPDFVHALKPDPVNNVRGGPIAASRFWDFMSLRPESMNFLTYLFADIGTVKSYRTIQGFGVNTYKWVNLRGEEVFVRYYWEPCAGVECIDSKTAARLAGTDPDVASRDLFDTIAAGQSVEFEMRIQTIKVESEGEQPFDILDSTYIWPESLYPLIPVGRMVLNKNPENFFAEVEQSAFSPAAIVPGIEFSNDRILQGRIFPYGDTQRYRIGANYLELPVNMPRRTVDNKMQDGAMRIKYNDDVANYLPNTLGRGLPMEAPEKGNPPKEYVSGCVARQELAGDNYYQAGYRYRNMSGVEKKHLISNMIETLSQAYEPIQRRMIEHFMRTDRELGTRISQGLKLTL
- a CDS encoding oligopeptide transporter, OPT family protein — translated: MKQVDFMSHELNVPELTFRGMLLGMLITIIFTASNVYLGLKVGLTFSSSIPAAVISMAILKMFKDSNVLENNMVQTQASAAGTLSAVIFIIPGLLMMGYWQGFAFWQTLMICACGGSLGVLFTIPLRRAMIVNSDLPYPEGLAAAEILKVGSHAAGGKANGVKDIMAGGLVSAIISLCADGFHFISSGAHYWFTFGKITSQLPLGFSSALLGAGYLIGIASGMAMLAGMILSWGVFVPYLTSVLSPAVGQSASAFASAVWAQKVRLIGAGTIGIAAIWTLITLVKPIIDGMRISIQAMGRSETGKSLHRMDTDLSPKTTAMVLSVIVIGLLGTFYSFIADANLSIGVTWMFVAAGVAISFFMGFFVAAACGYMAGLIGTSASPISGIGILGIIISSLVVLGIGSAVSLFDTETGSKFAIALAIFMTSVIVSIAAISNDNLQDLKTGYLVGATPWKQQVALLLGCIVGAFAIAPVLNLLYEAYGFVGAMPRAGMDESQVLSAPQATLMTTIAKGIFSHNLDWNYILFGVGVGVVIIIIDLLLKKNSARYCLPPLAVGMGIYLPPTLEMPLVIGAVMSYFVCRYLHNRAMKRSPKNTEADVELCNRHGVLFASGLIVGESLMGVLIAIIIVFSVSSGGSDSPLTLVGKEFGPTADWLGLLVFIAMITIFIYRIVSVKAETN